From Planctomycetia bacterium:
TGACTGTCGGGCGCGGCCCGCCCTACAGCGCGCGGCGACGGCGCGCGACCGTCAATACCGCTCCGCCCACGAGCAGCAATCCAATCGTGCCCGGTTCCGGTACGGCGATCGGTTCGCCGTAGATGAAATCGTCCATTGCCACGGCGTCGTTGCCGGCGCCGAAGCTGACTAAACTCAGGTCCAGCGAGCCGTTGGTGATGCGGATGCGTGAGACGACGGCGTCGTCGAACGACAGGCCGAGGAACGAGAACGACTTGAAGGTGTCCGCAGCGCCGTCGAGCGGAAACGCGGGCACATTTTCGGTCGCGAGCAGGTTGTCGTCCAAGTCGAAGAATTCCAGTTTCGTCGTGCCGTCTTCTTCCACATCGGTGAACACCGCGCCGAAGCCGCGCACCAGGGCCGCCACGTCCGGCGAGCCGGGCAAGCTAAACGTCACGTCGAGCAGGTTCGTGCCGTTGAGGCCGAAGATGCGCTCGGCACTGAAGGCGGCGAAATCCTCGTCGTTGTCCGGATGGCGATTGGCGAATAGGGTTTCCACGGGTCCAGGATTGCCGTCGCCGTCGGAATCGCTGTCGGCGCTGACTTCGAACGTGCCGGACGTCGTGAATTGAATTCCGCGGATGCGTCCGGCCGCGTTGCCGGTCGCCAGGTTGAAGAAGTCGCCTGGAAAGGCATTGGCGCCGCCGGAGGAAAACGCATCAGGGACGCCGTCCCAATTCACCTCGCGGCGATTGTTCGGTCCAAGACCCGTGCTGGGGCCGGCTTGGATTGGTCCCAGGTCGGCGCGGAACGCATCCAGACCCGTTTGGATATCGATGGCGTTTTGTCCGACGGCCGAAAAAACGTTTTGTGCAGGCGCGCGTGTCGCCAGGCTGGCGAGGCCCAGACCCACGACGACCGTAATCGCCCAGTTCCGTGTGTGCATCGAGTGTTTGCTCCTGTTCCTGAGGGTGCGAATCCGCGGAGTTCCAACGGTTGATCGTATTCTCCGGTCGCGGCGGCCAAGAATTGTCGCCATCAATGTAGAGCGGGCCGGGTCGCAATGCGACCGTTTAAACTCGAAGCATCCGCGTACGTGGATGCTTCGAGCCCTTGCGCGAAGATTCGCGGCCGCTTGTCGGGATCAGGCCGGACCGACAGAATACGGCGATGTCCAAGGAGTCTCCGCAGGAAAATCCCTATGCTTCGCCGGAGGTGTTTGGCGAGCAGTTTCGCCGCGCCGCCGCGGATTTCGGCCAGCCGAACGATGGCGATGCGCCGATCTACGCGGAGGGAGTGCTTTCGGAGCGCGACTACTTGCGCGCTGTGCGGCGCGTTTATCGTTGGCGGTTCTTGTTCGGACGCCTCGTCGTCCTGCTGGTCGGCGCCGTCTACGGCGGATTATTTTGGACGATGCTCCCGCTGGGCGGCGGCGCCGGTTGGCGAGGGTTCCTGCTGGCCCGATTGCCGTTGATTCTGGTGGTGGGCGCCGGCGTGGCGCTGTTGCTGTCGCAACAGACCGCCCGGTTTCGCAAGGCCTGGCGAGCACGGTTGATCAAAGACGAGCCCGTCTCGCTGCGATTCACTCGGGAAGTGATCGAAGTCAGTCGGCCGTCCGCCTACATTCTGATGCGGTGGACCAATTACACGCAATATCGCGTCTGCGACGACGATCTCGCGATCCTGTCGTCGGCCCATGCCGTGAACCAGTTCGATATCTTCCCACTGTCGTTCTTCACGCCGCCGGAATGGGAGCGGTTCGTGAAACTAGTGGAGGAGAAGTTGCCGAAGAAATGATGGTGGGAGTTTGAAATTCTCAGTGGTCAGTTTTCAGTGATTGCGAAGCAGCACATTCTGCCGCTACTCCACCTACTTACTACTCCACCTACTTCCCACTTCCTCACGGCTTTTGCGCCGCGGCGCCGCCGCCCGTGTTCAAGCGTTGAACATTGTTCCACGTCATCTTGACGGGATTCAGCAGGCCGTCGCCGTTGGTCATGATGTCGTAGGTCGTGCGCGTCGGATGGTCGCCTTCAAAGTACGTGTTGCTGACGTCGATTCGCGTGTACCCGTTGTTGGCCGCTTGCCAGTCGATGCCGGCGCCCCAGAAGCCGACGATCCGGCAATCGACCATCGTCAGTTTGCCGACCTTGATGCGTTCCATCGCGTAAGCCGGGGAATAGCCGCCGTCGCCGATGGCGACTCGCTCCATGTACAGTTCTTCCATGGGGTCTTCGAGGCCCGAGCCGTCGTGCGTCTCTTGCTGCATGAACAGATTGCGATTCAAGTAAACGTTGCGCATCGTGACCCTGCCCATGCCCTCGGCGAAGCGTAGCGACGAATGGTTGTCAGCCGTGCTGATAAACCTGCTGTTTTCGATCAACAGGTCGTTCACAAGCACGATCTTGGCGGCGTTGGTAGTCGCCTGCGTACTGTTTTGGGGACCGTTCACGACCAGGTTTCGCAACACCACGCGCTCGAGCTGGTTTCCCGGTCCGGGATCGATCTGGAAACTGATCACGCCCAGCCAGTGTTCCGCGGCATTCGTTTCGAAGCGTCCGCCGTCGACTGTGAAGCTGAGCCCATTGCCCGAGGCGTTGAAGCCTTTCACGCGCGCATTCAACGAGACGATGTCGCGGTACATCGCATTGTCGCCAACCTGGCGGTAGCCAGAGTGACCGGCGCTGATCGAGCGCGTTTCCGTGAGGCGATTGCCCGTGCCAAATACGACAAAGTTTTGGCCGGACGCTTCGGAAATTCCGTCTTCGGCCATATAGGTGTTCGATACCTGCACGCGGAAAATGCGATTGTCGTCGCCGACGACGCGTAGTCCTTCGGCGCGGCCGGTATGCAGACCGGCCTTGTTGCCGTCGATATTGACGTACGAGACCAGGTTGTGGTCGCCGTCGATCGTCAAGACGCCCACATTGGCGGAAGCGTTCTTCAGCTTGAGCGTGCCCGGTCCGCTAATCTTCAAATGGTCGCCGTACAGTCGCAGGTTGTCGACGACGAACACGCCGGCGGGAATGTAGATCAGGCTGTGGCCAGCAGCGTCCGCGGCATTGAAGGCCGCTTGAATGGCCGCGGTGTCGTCGCTGCCGTTGTTGGCGGTCGCGCCGAAATCGCGGACGTCGAAGTACGGCTGCCGGGCGTATTCCACGCCTGCCAGCAGGGAGGCTTGCGCCTGCGCCTGGCTCATGCCGCCGCGCATCAGGCCGACCCAAAAGGTCCCGCCTCCCGGATCGACGTCGCGATGCAAGTAGTCGTGATACCAGCTATCCACGGCCTGCAGCCGGAACTCGTCGCTGGTCACAAAACCGTACGCGACATTGGCCAACGCCGCGCGGCTCATCACGTCGATCCAGTAATTCTCCTCAGAGTCGACGGCCGTGCGGCGCAAGAGATCGTTGTAGAGCGATTGAATCGCGCCTTGTTTGGTGCCGCCGGCCTTGTGGAAGTATTCGCCGGAGCCGATCAGCGACGCACGGACGACCTCTGGGCCGCCGGTGGCGTCCCAGACGTTGAGCCAGAATTCCAGGCCCGAGGGATCGACGTTCCGACCCAGGACTTTTTGATAGTAGTCGTCGACGGCCGCCGCGCGCCGCTCGCGGGAGTTGATCAGCGACAGCGCAATGGAGGTCTTCGTGACCCCGGCGCCCAACCGGTCGGTCCAATAGTCGGTTTCGGCGTTGGCGGCCGGACGACCCATGACGTCGAGATAGAGGCGCTTGACCCATGCCCCTTCCGAGATATCCGCCGCCGGTTCCGGTTCCCCCGGGGCGACCGACAACATTTCCCGTGGTTCAAGCGCCTCCATACGGCGTTGAACACTGTCAGGGCGGATGCCTGCTCGCGTACGGCGCGTGGTCCCCATAGTTATTTCCGAAGGTGCGTGGCTCCGCTGGCGTCATGGGCGTCGCTATGCCGATCGCGGCGGACAGTCGTGCTAGATGACCTGGCACGGTCGTCCGGGAAGTCGCGATTGCGCGTAGCGCCGCCGTCAACGAATGGGGGTCCCGCGAAGGAGTTCCGGTTCCTTCGCGACACGGAACGCGATATCAAGTGATATCGTGCGAAAACTGTGACAAGACGGGCGACAGTTCAGATCGTCCGCTATCAACTAATAGGTCACAATTGCCGCTCAGGCAAATTCCTCGGCGTACGCCGGACGCACGGCTGGCAGAATGCAAAAAAACCGCAAACCCGTTGCCTTCCGGTCGCGTAGCATACGAGACGACGAATCCGCCGCATCCTCGGACGCATTCGTTGACACCCTGGATAGCGGCGGGGATATTACATTTGGGCGGTTCTCGCGGCAATCCCAGTCGCCGGCACGCCCGGCAAGGCATCCTTCGTCGGCATCCCGGAGTGTCACCGCGTGGAGTTCGTACTGCTCATTCTCGCCCTGGGCGGCCTGCTGACGTACTCGGCCGCCATGCACGGCACGCTGCTGGTGTTGCACTCCCTGTTGGCCGTTTGGTACGCGTGGAAACTTAAGGCCACGCAGCCGCTCACAGCCATCGTGTTGTTGGGCTACGCGCCGATGTATTTCATCAATCCGTTCGCGATTCTCGCGGGCTGGATTGATTTGGACAGCACGGAGGAAGCGCTGTATCTCTCCAACGTGCTGATGATGGTCGGACTCGATTTGTTCATCGTCGGCGCTTACCGGCTGCGCTGGACCAAGAAGGACCTCTGCAACGTGCAGCCGGTCGAAATCGCCGAGGGACGCGTCGACATCGTGATCGTGATCGCCCTGGGGATCTACTTGATCGCCAGTTGCGTGCAAATTCTGGGCGTCGGCAGCCTCGATGCGAGCCGCGGCGCGTTCGACATGCAGAAGACCGATATCGCCATCGGCGGCGAGCATAGCATCTTCTTCCTGATCGCGCGTTATGCCTCGTTCAGCCTGCCGTTCGCGGGGTTCCTGATCGCGCTGAAGCGCCCGGCGAAACAGGCGATGTTCCTGATTCCGTTGGCCGCGCTCTTGGTCTTGCATTTCCTTCTGTTCCGCGTGCGGCAGGCGCCCGTTGCAGTGGCGCAGGGGTATTTGCTGGGTGCGTTATCCAGCTACTTATTTGTCACGCTCAAGGGACGTCCGCTGTTGGGCCATATCCCCTCGTACGTACGGATGACGGCACTCGTGATGATCCCCGCACTTGCCGTGATGGCGGTCTCCATCCGCTGGGTGCGGGCGATGTACGCGACGGGCCAGTACGACTTCTCGTCGGAGAGCGCCGAAAAAATCGCAGAAAAGACGTTCGCGGCCGGCGACTTTGCCGTCGCTTATATGTGCCGCATGGCCGTGCAGAAATTCCCTTCGGAGCATGAATATCTGAATGGGCTGTCGGTGTATCGCTTGTTTCTGACGCCGATCCCGCGGTTCATCTGGCCGGACAAGCCCGAGACTTCGCAACGCATCTTCGCCGGCGTGCTCGATCCGCGATTGCGCGCCAAGGGCGTGACGATTCCCGCCGGGCTGGTGGGCGACTTACACATCAACTTCGGTCCCTGGGGCGTGCTGGGGATGATCGTGCTGGGCTTTTTCTTCGCCCAGGAGCGGTACACGTCGCTGGCGTCGTTGATGGTACTAGCATCCAGCGGCGCGTGGATTTTCCACTTCACGCGAGGCTCGCAAACGGGGCCGATCGTGGTGCTCGGCGTCACGTGGCTGGTATCGCGACTCTTCCAATACATGCTGGCGCCGCAACCGGTCGCAGTTAGCCAAACGCAATGGCCGATGATGATGGCCTGGCGTCCCGCGTTGGCGATGCCGACGGTGGCCCGCAAATTGAAGCCGCGCGGCGGCTAGGTCTCCGCGCATGACTTCCTCGACCGCCGCGGAACCCGTGCAGCCATCCGGTGCCGTGCCCGACGCTCCTTCGGTCCCGCCCGTCAAGGAAACCACGCGCCGCCGCGTGATTCGACTTGGCGGTTACACGGCTTGGACGGTCGCGGCCCTGGCGATGCCGCTGGTGCTCGATCGCCTCATCGCCTGCCCGATTCTCCGCCAGCGCTTGGGCGCCGTCCCCTTTGGCAGTTTCATCTGGGTACGCTCGTTGGCGTATATGTTCGGAAACATCGTGGCCAACGGGTTCTCGATTCCCTTCCTGCGCGACCTGGTCAAACAAACCGACGAGGAGGTGCGCATCCGGATGCGCACGGCGCTCCTGTTGACGTCCGTGATGACGTGCGCGGTGATGTGCTGCGTGAGCGTCGTGGCTTGTTACTTCGGCAAACCGTTTGTGTGGCGCCACGCCGAGGCGTTGTTTCTGCCCTTTATCGGATTTGCGATCGCGCGGTCGCTGGATCTCGTGATCACGGTGCGGCTGCGCGTGCAGCGCCGCGTGCGGCAGATCTTCATCCTCCGCACCGTGGAAGGCGTGATCCTCAGCGCCGCGGCGATTTTCTTCCCCACCCGCGACATCCTGCTCATCGCTTTGATTTATTTCTCCAGCACGCTGATCCCGATGCTGATGACCGGCTTTTTCAATCGCGACGTCCTCGCCGGTGGGCGGGGCTGGGATTGGGGTTGCGCGAAGGAGTTATTGAAACAAGCGCCGGCCGGGAGTCTGATGGTGGCCATCGACAGCGCGCAGGTTTATCTGCCGATCATCCTGCTCGGCGCGATGGCCGGCCAGAACGCGGTGCCCGCGTTTTATGCCGCCGGCGTCGGGTATGCCTTCCTGACGCCCATCACGCACCTGGGTCAGGCGGTGCTGAGCCTGATCTCTGGCAAGAAGACTTTTGATCTGCACGGCCGCCGCGGGCGGATTTATCTCGCCACGACGCTCGGCCTCGCGCTCGCCGTCGGGCTGACTTCGTACATCGTCGGCCGCTGGCTGGCCGAATACCTCTATCCGCTCGACGCACCGGAGACGCTGAAGTTCTATCACTGGATGGCGATCGCCAACGGCTGCGCTTCGGTCCGCGCCTTAATGCGGCCGATCGGTCTTAAATTCGCGCCGCTGAAGAGCGTAGTCCGGCTCTCGTGGATCACGCTGGCCGCGCAAGTCGTCGCCCTCGTGGCCCTGATCCCTTTTTGGCAAGCCGCCGGGGCAGCG
This genomic window contains:
- a CDS encoding PEP-CTERM sorting domain-containing protein (PEP-CTERM proteins occur, often in large numbers, in the proteomes of bacteria that also encode an exosortase, a predicted intramembrane cysteine proteinase. The presence of a PEP-CTERM domain at a protein's C-terminus predicts cleavage within the sorting domain, followed by covalent anchoring to some some component of the (usually Gram-negative) cell surface. Many PEP-CTERM proteins exhibit an unusual sequence composition that includes large numbers of potential glycosylation sites. Expression of one such protein has been shown restore the ability of a bacterium to form floc, a type of biofilm.); this translates as MHTRNWAITVVVGLGLASLATRAPAQNVFSAVGQNAIDIQTGLDAFRADLGPIQAGPSTGLGPNNRREVNWDGVPDAFSSGGANAFPGDFFNLATGNAAGRIRGIQFTTSGTFEVSADSDSDGDGNPGPVETLFANRHPDNDEDFAAFSAERIFGLNGTNLLDVTFSLPGSPDVAALVRGFGAVFTDVEEDGTTKLEFFDLDDNLLATENVPAFPLDGAADTFKSFSFLGLSFDDAVVSRIRITNGSLDLSLVSFGAGNDAVAMDDFIYGEPIAVPEPGTIGLLLVGGAVLTVARRRRAL
- a CDS encoding DUF4214 domain-containing protein, whose amino-acid sequence is MLSVAPGEPEPAADISEGAWVKRLYLDVMGRPAANAETDYWTDRLGAGVTKTSIALSLINSRERRAAAVDDYYQKVLGRNVDPSGLEFWLNVWDATGGPEVVRASLIGSGEYFHKAGGTKQGAIQSLYNDLLRRTAVDSEENYWIDVMSRAALANVAYGFVTSDEFRLQAVDSWYHDYLHRDVDPGGGTFWVGLMRGGMSQAQAQASLLAGVEYARQPYFDVRDFGATANNGSDDTAAIQAAFNAADAAGHSLIYIPAGVFVVDNLRLYGDHLKISGPGTLKLKNASANVGVLTIDGDHNLVSYVNIDGNKAGLHTGRAEGLRVVGDDNRIFRVQVSNTYMAEDGISEASGQNFVVFGTGNRLTETRSISAGHSGYRQVGDNAMYRDIVSLNARVKGFNASGNGLSFTVDGGRFETNAAEHWLGVISFQIDPGPGNQLERVVLRNLVVNGPQNSTQATTNAAKIVLVNDLLIENSRFISTADNHSSLRFAEGMGRVTMRNVYLNRNLFMQQETHDGSGLEDPMEELYMERVAIGDGGYSPAYAMERIKVGKLTMVDCRIVGFWGAGIDWQAANNGYTRIDVSNTYFEGDHPTRTTYDIMTNGDGLLNPVKMTWNNVQRLNTGGGAAAQKP